ATTGCTGATTGCCGGCTTCGCCCACCATGTGTGGCTGTTTGCGCTGATCCCGCTGTGGATGATCCTGCGCATGGCCCTCAACGCCATCGACGGCATGCTCGCCCGGGAGTTCGGCCAGCAGTCGCGGCTCGGCGCCTACCTCAATGAACTGTGTGACGTGATCGCCGACAGCGCGCTGATCCTGCCGTTTGCGCTGCTGCCCGAGGTCAGCCTGGCGCCGGTGTTGCTGGTGACGCTGCTGGCGGTGTTCAGCGAATACGCCGGCGTGCTTGGGCCGATGGTCGGGGCTTCACGGCGCTATGACGGGCCCATGGGCAAGAGTGACCGGGCGTTTGTGCTCGGTGTGCTGGCCACCGGCGTGGCGCTGGGCTGGCTGGGTGCAGCTTGGGTCGAGGCGGTGATGTGGCTGGTCGCGGCCTTGCTGGCCTACACCCTGGTCAACCGCGTGCGCCAAGGCCTCAAAGAAGAACAAACCTCCCCTTCTGCATAAGGATTTTGCGATGCGTGAACAGCAAGAGCACACCTTCAGCACCCATGACGGGGTGGACCTTTTCTACCGTCATTGGCCCGCCACCGCACCCGCAGGCTTTGCGCCGCGCAAGGCGATCGTGCTGTTCCATCGCGGCCACGAGCACTCCGGGCGCATCGCCCACCTGGTGGACGAGCTGAACCTGCCGGAATTCGACTTCTTCGCCTGGGACGCCCGCGGCCATGGCCAGTCCCCCGGCGCACGGGGTGACAGCCCCAGCTTCGCCACCAGCGCCCGGGATGTGCAGACCTTCGTCGATCATATCGGCGCCACTTACAGCATCGAGGAAGAGAACCTCGCGGTGATCGCCCAAAGCGTGGGCGCGGTGATCGCGGCCACGTGGGTGCACGACTACGCGCCGAAGATTCGCTCGCTGGTACTCGCCTCCCCCGCGTTCAAGGTCAAGCTCTACGTGCCCTTCGCCCGGCCGGGCCTGGGGTTGATGCGCAAGTTTCGCGGCAACTTTTTCGTCAACAGCTACGTCAAGGCCAAGTTCCTGAGCCATGACCCGGAGCGCGTGGCGTCCTACGACAGCGATCCATTGATCACCAAGGCCATCTCGGTGAATGTGCTGCTGGGCCTGTACGAAGCCGCCGACCGGGTTGTAGCCGATGCCCAGGCGATTCAGGTGCCGACCCAACTGCTGATCTCCGGCTCGGACTTTGTGGTGCACCGCAAACCCCAGCAGCAGTTTTTCGACCGCCTCGGCAGCTTGAAGAAAGAACTGCACATCCTCCCCGGCTTCTTCCACGACACCCTCGGTGAACGGGACCGCGCCGTAGCCTTGAACAGTGCCCGGCGCTTTATCCTGCAGAACTTCGAACACCCGCTGGACCGCGCCACCTTGCTGGATGCGGACAAGATCGGCCTGACCTGCGCCGAATCCGAATCCCTCGCCGCGCCGTTGCCACGCAACTCCCTGCGCGACCTCTACTGGCGCATGACCCGCACCAGCATGGGCCTGGGCAGCAAACTGTCGGATGGCGTGAAGCTCGGTTTCGACACCGGTTTCGACTCCGGCAGCACCCTGGACTACGTGTACCGCAATACACCGACCGGCAAAGGCGGGCTGGGGCGGATGATCGACACCAACTACCTGAACTCCATCGGCTGGCGCGGCATTCGTCAGCGCAAGTTGAACGTGGAAGAGTTGTTGCGCCTGGCGATGGCCAAGCTGCGGGATGAGCAGCGGGAAGTGCGCATCGTCGACATCGCTGCCGGCCATGGTCGGTACATTCTGGAAGCCTTGCAGGGCGTTTCGCCGTTGCCGGAATCGATCCTGCTGCGCGACTACAGCGACATCAACGTGCGCGACGGTGGCGCACTGATTCGCGAGAAAGGCCTGGGGGATATCGCCCAGTTCGTCAAAGGCGATGCGTTTGACCGGGCAGACCTGGCAGCGCTGGAGCCCAAGCCGACATTGGCGGTGGTCTCCGGCTTGTACGAACTGTTCGCGGATAACGCGATGGTCGGCGGTTCGCTCGCCGGTTTGGCCGAAGCCGTAGAGCCCGGTGGCTACCTGGTGTACACCGGCCAACCGTGGCACCCGCAACTGGAACTGATCGCCCGCGCACTCACCAGCCACCGTCAGGGCCAGGCCTGGGTGATGCGCCGGCGCAGCCAGGCGGAAATGGACCAACTGGTGGAGGCCGCCGGTTTCCGCAAGATTACCCAGCGTGTGGATGAGTGGGGGATTTTCAGCGTGTCCGTGGCACAAAGGGTCTGACCCATGCGTGAACCGGGCCTGTTAAAACCGGCGGTGCTGTGGCTGCTGCTGTTGGCGCCGCTGTTTTTCAGCACCTACGGCTTTGCCACGTGGGTCACCAGCCAGCGCAGTGATGTGGGCACCATGGTGTTCGGCTGGGAAACCCATATCCCATTCTGGGCCTGGACCATCGTGCCCTACTGGTCGATCGACTTGCTCTACGGTTTCTCGCTGCTGCTGCCCAGTACGCGCCACGAGTTGAAACAACACGCCTTGCGCCTGCTGACGGCCCAAGTGATCGCTGTCACGTGTTTCCTGATCTGGCCGTTGCGCTTCACCTTCGAACGGCCGGAGCTGGATGGCGTGTTCGGCTGGTTGTTTGCGGTGCTCGCCGGGTTCGACAAGCCATTCAATCAGGCACCCTCGCTGCACATCGCCCTGCTGGTAGTACTGTGGATAATGTACCAGCGGCATAGCCAAGGCGTGTGGCGCTGGGTGGTGCACGGCTGGTTCGGGTTGATCGGCCTTTCGGTCCTGACCACTTATCAACATCACTTTATTGACTTACCCACAGGCGCCCTCGCCGGCTGGCTGTGCGTGTGGCTGTGGCCGCTGGAGCATCCGAGCCCGCTGCTGAACGCGCACCTGACCAGAGACCGGCAGCGCTGGCGGCTTGGGTTGCGGTATGGCTTCGGGTCGTTAGCGTGTTTGATCCTGGCACTGACCCTCGGCGGCGCTTGGTTATGGCTGCTATGGCCGGCGGTCTCCCTCGGGTTGATGAAGGCGAATTACTGGGTGTTGGGCGTTTCGGGCTTTCAGAAACGTACTGATGGGCGACTCACTCCGGCAGCGCGCTGGTTGTTTGCGCCTTACCTGGTAGCCGCCTGGATCAATTCCCGCCTGTGGACACGTAAGCATCCACAGCCCGATCAGGTTGTGGATAACGTTTGGCTGGGGCGAATTCCCACAGCCAACGAACTAGGCTCTTTCACGGCGGTGGTCGATCTGTGCGCCGAATTGCCGATTAATCCACAGGGCCGTGCCTATTACAGCCTGCCGGTGCTCGACCTCACAGCGCCCACTGCGGCGCAGTGCCTGGAAGGCGCTCAAGCCATTGAACGGCTGCGCTCAACCGGCCCATTACTGGTGTGCTGCGCCCTCGGTTACTCGCGCAGCGCGACCGCCGTGGCTGCATGGCTGCTGCACACCGGGCGCGCAGGCAACATCGACGATGCGGTGGCTATCATTCGTACAGCACGCCCACGTGTAGTCCTGCACGCCGCTCACCGTGAAGCCTTGGAGGGTTTAGCCCATGCCCGCTGATATGGAATTACAGGTGGTCGCCAGCCTGCTGCGCCGGGGCCGTTCGCTGGATCAGTTATCCACAGGCCTGACTTTACTCGGCGTGCTGTTCGGCCTCGCGCAACTGCTGATGGCCAGCATCACGCCAATCTGCCTGATCCTCAGCCTGTGGATGATTGTGCTCGGGCTGCTGCAAAAATACTGGGCGCTGCGGGTGGCCTTCGACGCCGACCTGTTCGCCCTGCTGGCCCGCGACACCGAGCGCACGCCCGACTTTGACCAGGCGATGCACACCCTCGGCCTGCAATCCGCCAAACGCGCGGGCCGGCCCTGGGCCGAACGCCGTCGCGGCGCCCTGAAACTGTTGCGCAAGCAAGCCTATCTGCTGGCGGCGCAAGTGCTGCTGACCGTGGTCGTCATCCTGGCCAGCCCCTGGCTGCCCTTCGCCGGATAAGGAATCCTCATGTTCGAACCCCTGGTCGCCACCCTGATTACCTCCATGGCCCGCACCGTCACCGGCGCCCGCAGCCTGTGGCTTGGCTGCGCACCCGTGCCGGTGCAGCGCATCTATTACGCCAACCACAGCAGCCACGGGGATTTCGTGCTGCTGTGGGCGTCGTTGCCCCAGAACCTGCGTAAATTCACCCGCCCGGTGGCCGGCAGCGACTACTGGAACACCAGCGCCCTGCGCCGCTACGTCATCAACCGGGTATTCAATGGCGTATTGATCGACCGCGAGCGCAAGGACCCTGTGGATAACCCGCTTCAGCCGATGCTCGAAGCCCTGGAGAATGGCGACTCATTGATCATCTTCCCCGAGGGCACGCGCAACCTCGAAGACGGCCTTCTGCCCTTCAAAAGCGGGCTGTATCACCTGGCAAAAAGTTATCCACAAGCCGAATTGATCCCGGTGTGGATCGCCAACCTCAACCGGGTCATGCCCAAGGGCCGCGTGTTGCCGCTGCCATTGCTGTGCACCACCAGCTTCGGCGCACCGCTGCAACTGGAGGACGGCGAAGACAAGGCGCTGTTCCTCGCCCGCACCCGCGACGCCTTGCTCGCCCTCGCCCCGGAGCATTCCTGAGATGGATAGCCAAACCCTGATGTTGTTCGGCGGGATCGGCGCGATCCTGGTGCTCGCCTCGCTGATCGGCCTGATCCTCAAACTGCGCACCCGTGGCACGCCCAACGCGGTGATCGACAACCTCAATGCCCGCATCAATGCGTGGTGGGTGATGGTGGTGGTAATCGGCGTGGCCTTCTGGCTTGGCACCGGCGCGGTGATCCTGCTGTTTTACGCGGTGTCGTTCTATGCCCTGCGCGAATTCCTCACACTGACGCCCACCCGGCGCAGCGACTACCCGGCACTGGTGGCAGCGTTTTACCTGGCGCTGCCGCTGCAATACCTGCTGATCTACTTCGACTGGTATGGACTGTTCTCGATCTTTATCCCCGTGTACGTGTTTTTGCTGCTGCCGATCCTTGCTTCATTGGGCGGCGACAGCACGCACTTCCTGGAACGGGCGTCGAAGGTGCAATGGGGGCTGATGATCGCGGTGTTCTGCGTGTCTTTCGTGCCGGCGCTGCTGACCCTGGATATCGTCGGCTACGAAGGCCGCAACCTGCTGCTGATCGCCTACCTGGTGATCGTGGTGCAACTGTCGGACGTATTGCAGTACGTGTGCGGCAAGCTGTTCGGCAAACACAAGATCGCCCCCAACCTGTCGCCGTCAAAGACGGTGGAAGGGTTTGTTGGCGGGATTCTGTTGTCGTCGCTGATCGGCGCGGCGTTATGGTGGACCACGCCGTTCAATCCCTGGCAGTCGTTCCTGATTGCGCTGTTGATCAACCTGCTGGGGTTTGCCGGCGGGATCGTGATGTCAGCAATCAAGCGCGACCGGGGCGTGAAGGATTGGGGGCACATGATCGAAGGGCACGGCGGAATGCTGGACCGGTTGGATTCGGTGTGTTTTGCCGCGCCGATCTTCTTCCATCTCGTACGCTACTGGTGGACCTGAAACCTCACTCAATTACCTTCCCCCCCGTAGCAGCTGTCGAGCTCTAGCGAGGCTGCGTCGGCCGCACCACCGACCTCAGACCGAGTCGCGCCCTACGCAGCCTCGCTAAAGCTCGACAGCTGCTACGAAGGGAGGGGAGTTTTCAGGTGGGGAGGTGACTCAGCGGCAACGCCCCCGGCGTCTTCACCGTCTGAATCGCAAAGTTGCTGCGGATATCACTCACCCCCGGCAACTTCAACAAACTCCCGGTCAGGAATCGCTCATACCCGCGCAAGTCCGGCACCACCACTTGCAGCAGGAAGTCAGATTCCCCCGACACCAAAAACGCCGAAATCACCTGGGGCAACGCCGTCACCGCCAGCCTGAACGCCTGCGCCTGTTCGTCGTTATGCCGCTCCACTTTTACCCCGACAAACACCGTCAGCCCCAAGCCGACTTCATCCCGGTCAAGACTCGCCTGGTACCCACGAATCACGCCCGCTTCTTCCAGAAGGCGCACGCGCCGCAAGCAGGGTGAAGCCGACAGGCCAATCTCATCTGCCAGTTGCACATTACTCAGGCGGCCATCGCGTTGCAGGGCTTCAAGAATCTTGCGGTCAAACGCATCCAGTTTCAGATTTGGCATAAGTGAAGTGTTTCGCCCGGCAGAAGTGGCAGATTGTGCCAAGACTAGACGCTTTTTGGGCTGACTACGCAAGCACCTGCCCCGGCCTTCGCCCCTAAAATTGCCCTACGAATCACGTACCGCAAGGGGCAGGCACATGGCAGAACTCTGGTTGTTTTTACTTGCACTGGCGGTGGTGTACCTGTTGCCCGGCCCGGACATGATCCTGCTGCTGCAAACCGGCGCCCGCCAGGGAAAGGCGATGGCGCTGGCAACGGCAGCCGGTTTGGGGCTGGCCCGAGGCTGCCACGTGGCGCTGGCAGGGATGGGCCTGGCAACGTTGTTCAAGGTTGCGCCATGGACGTTCGATGTGGTGCGCCTGGGCGGTGCGGCGTATCTACTGTGGATCGGCGTGCAGTGCCTGCGCGCCAACCTGCTGCCCAACCTGAATGCGCTAGGCGGCACAGCACCGGCGCACGCCTGGCGCGAAGCCTTCCAGCGCGGCCTGCTGACCAACCTGCTCAACCCCAAGGCGTTGCTGTTCTGCTCCGTATTGCTGCCGCAATTTATCGATCCACTTGGCCCTTCGGTAACGGCGCAGTTTGCATCGTTGGGCGTGATTCTGGTGGCCGTCGGCCTGGCATTCGACAGTTGCTACGGCCTGGCTGGCGCAAGAGTCGGCCGCTGGCTGGAGCGCAGCCCATCGGCCCAACGCCTCCAACAATGGTTGTTTGGCAGCCTTTTGATCGGTTTTGCGATACGCCTCACTTTCGTGCAGCACGCCTGAGCTGTACGGCGTATTTGCCGTCATCTTTTGTATTAAAGAGACGTGTAAGATACGCGACACATTGCCAGGGATGCTCACCATGTTTGATTCGTTAAAAGCGACCAGCCGCCGTTTTTTCGGCGCCTTGATCTCAGTGGTGAGTGTTCTGTTGCACGCCGTGCGATGGCTGGCGCGCAGCCTGTTCGGCCAATGGCAACCGCCGCGCTGGTTGCACGCCGCAGGCACCGGCGTGGTGAACGCCGGCCATAAGGCCCGGGCGTATCCGCGCCAGGCCGCTGGCGGCGTACTGGCCCTGGTGTTGCTGGTGGCCGTAGGCTTTTATGGCTGGCATTGGTATTCCCACCTGCCGCAGCCCCACACCGTGGGCTATTCGCTGCACAAGCCCAACCTGACGGATTACACCCAGCCGCAGCCCGTTGTGGATAACTTGCAGGTGCGCTTCGCCGAATCCGTGGCACCGCTGGCAGCGATTGGCAAACCGGTCACCGAAGGCATCACCCTCAAGCCGGCCATCGCTGGAGCCTGGCGCTGGTCGGATGACCACAGCCTAATGTTCACCCCGGAAAAAGACTGGCCCGTCGACGCCCACTACACCATCGACCTGGCCAAGAAGAACCTGTTGGCCGACGGCGTGCTACTTGGCCAATACAGCAGCCAATTTTCCACCCAACCGTTCCGCGCCACCTTGGCGCAAAACGAGTTGTACCAGGACCCAAGCAACCCGACGCAGAAACAGTTGGTAGCGACCTTCCACTTTTCCCACCCGGTAGATGAAGACAGCGTACGCAAGCGTGCCACGGTCACCCTCGGCAAAGGCCTGGCCTACCGCGACGCGCAACTGCCCAACCGCCCGGAAATCAGCTTCGACGAGCACAAGCTCAATGCCTTCGTGCGCTCCGCCGCCCTGGCCACTCCGCTGGAAAGCACCCCGGTCAGCGCCAAGCTCGATGAAGGCCTCAAGGCACGTGACGGCGGCAACGCCAGCCCGGCGCCATTGGTGGCCGAAGTTACCGTACCCGGGCGCTATCGCCTGACTTTTACCGGCGCCGAAGTCAGCTTTGTCGACAACGAACGCGCCGAGCCCGAGCCGGTATTGATGTTCAGCAGCTCCAGCGCCGTGGCCGATGAAACCATCGCCAACAAAGTGCAGGCCTGGATGCTGCCGGAAAAAGCCCAGGACGACACCCGCCCCTGGAACCTGCAAGACATCGACGACAAGCTGTTGGCCAGCAGCACCAAGGTCAAGCTGACCCACGTGCCGAGCGTCGAACCGCTGAATACCCTGCACGCCTTCAAGTTCAAGGCCCCGCCTGGCCGCGCCCTGTATGTGCGGGTACCGGCCAACCTGGAAGCCATCGGCGGCTACCTGGCGAAAAATCCGACAGCTTCCCTGGTGAGCATGCCGGCCTATCCGCGCACGCTGCAGTTCCTGTCTGACGGCGCCCTGCTCAGTCTTACCGGCGAAAAACGCCTGGGCTTCATGGCCCGCGGCGTACCCGGCGCCCACGTGGAAATTGCCCGCCTGCTGCCCAACCAGTTGCAGCACCTGGTGGACCAGAGCAGCGGCAGTTTTGCTCGACCGAATTTTGCAAATGACTACTTCGACCGGATGGTGGAGCGTCAGAGCCTGGACATTCCGCTGTCGGCTGGCGACCCGTCCAAAACGCTCTATGACAATGTTGACCTGAGCAATTACCTGACGGCCAACGGCGGCCGCCGCGGCATTTTTGTGCTCAAGTTGAGCCCACAGGACGACCCGGCCGATCGCACCTTTGAGTATTCCCACGACTCCACCAGCGACCTGCGCTTCATCGTGGTCACCGACTTGGGCATCATCGCCAAGCGCTCCAGCGACGGCAGCCACGATGTGTACGTGCAGTCCATCGGCAACGGCTCGCCGGTAGCCGACGCCCAGGTCGATATCATCGGCCGCAACGGTTTGCCGGTGGCCAGTGGCCGTACCGACACCGAAGGCCACGCGCATTTTGCCAAGCTGGATGAACTGCGCCGCGAGAAAACCCCGCTGATGTATGTGGTCAGTCGCGGCAATGACCAATCCTTCCTGCCGATTGCCCGTCAGTCCCAGCAGCTGGATTTGTCGCGCTTTGATGTCGGCGGCCTGGAAGAGGACGGTGCGATCAATCGCCTCAGTGCCTACCTGTTTACCGACCGTGGCCTGTACCGGCCCGGCGAAACCGCGCACCTGGGCATGATCGTGCGCAGCGGCGACTGGAAAGGCGCGCTGCAAGGCTTGCCCGTTGAGCTGCAAATCACCGACCCACGGGGCCTGGAGGTGATTCGCCAGCCGCTGAAGCTTTCCGCCAGCGGTTTTGAAACCTTTGATTTCCCGAGCAGCGAAGTCGCGCCTTCCGGGGATTACACCGCCACCTTGCAACTGATCGGCGAGAAGCAGCGACGCACTGACCTGGGCAGCGTCAGCTTCAAGGTCCGCGACTTCGAACCGGACCGAATGAAAGTCAGCCTCAGCCTGCACGACACCCCGGTGCTGGGCTGGATCCCGCCAGACCAAGTGGTGGCCAAGGTCACCGCGATGCACTTGTTCGGCGCTCCGGCGGCCGGCCGTCGCGTTACGGCCAAAATGTCCCTGAGCCCAACGCTCGCGGCCTTTGATCGCTACCCCGATTACCGTTTCCGCCTGAACGACTCGCTGGAAGAAGCCAGCTCCGAAGACCTGGCCGAAACCACCGTCGACGACAATGGCCAGGCGGTGCTGGACCTCAACCTGCAACGCTTCGCCAACAGCACCTACCGCCTGCAAGTGATGACCCAGGTGTACGAAGCCGAAGGCGGCCGCAACGTCGCCGCACAAAGCGCGTTGCTGGTCTCGGCGGCGCACTACCTGGTAGGTGTGAAGAGCCAGGATTCGCTGTCGTTCGTCGCCAAGGACGCGCCGCGCCAGGTGCAATGGCTGGCCGTCGCGCCAGACCTCACGCCGGTCGCCGTGGACGGCCTGACCAGTGAAGTGGTGGAGCACCGCTACGTCTCGGTGCTGGTGAAGCAATCCAACGGCACCTACAAGTACGAGTCGCGCATCAAGAACATCAGCCAGCTGGCCTCGCCTGTCGTAATGACCAAGGACGGCGCCAAGCAAACCCTGAACACCGGCACCCCGGGCGATTTCACCCTGCAGCTCAAGGACGCCAACGGCAACCTGCTGAACCAGATCGACTACAGCGTGGCCGGCCGGGGCAACACCTCGCGCTCCCTGGAACGCAACGCCGAGTTGCAACTGCGCCTGGATAAACGCAGCTACGCCACCGGTGATGAGATCGCCATCAGTATTCGTGCGCCGTACACCGGTGCCGGGTTGATCACCATCGAGCGGGACAAGGTCTACACCCAGCAATGGTTCAAGGCCGACAGCACCAACAGCGTGCAACACATCCGCGTTCCTGCGGGGCTTGAGGGCAATGCCTACGTCAACGTGCAGTTCGTGCGGGACATCGGCTCGTCCGAGGTCTACATGAGCCCGCTGTCCTACGGCGTGGTGCCGTTCAGCATCAACCTCGATGCGCGGCGCATGGCGTTGAAAGTCGAAGGCCCGGCGAAGATCGAGCCGGGGCAGACCCTGGATATCAAGGTCAACGCCGACCGCCCTGGCCGCGCAGTGGTCTACGCGGTGGACGAAGGCATCCTGCAAGTGGCGCGCTACCAGGCGCCGGACCCGCTGGGCTTCTTCTTCCAGAAGCGCGCGTTGGAGGTTGGTACCAGTCAGATCCTTGACCTGATCCTGCCGGAATTCAGCCGTCTGCTCAGTGGGGCAGCGCCCGGTGGTGATACCGAGGGTGCCCTGGCCAACCACCTCAACCCGTTCAAGCGCAAACACCAGCCGCCTGTGGCCTGGTGGTCTGGCCTGGTGGACTTGCCGGCCGGTGAAACCGTGCTGCATTACCAGGTCCCGGACAGCTTCAACGGCAAGCTGCACCTGTTTGCGGTGGCCGTGGACAGTGACAGCGTGGGCGTCAGCGAAGCCAACACCGAAGTGCGCGGGCCGCTGGTGATCACGCCGAACGTGCCGGCCTTTGTCGCACCGGGGGATGTGTTCAGCGTCAGCGCCGGGGTGTTCAGCAACCTGGACGCCGCGGCGGACGTGAAGTTTGAAGTGCAGACCAGCGATGGCCTGCAGGTGCAAGGCGACAAGGCCAGCACCCTGGCGTTGCAACCGCGCAAGGAAGGCGTTGCCGAGTTCAAGATCAAGGTAGGCGAAAACCTCGGCTCGGCCGACTTGCGCTTCGTCGCGGTGCTGCCGGATGGCAAGCGTATCCAGGTAGCGGAAACCACCTCGATCCGGCCATTGAGCGAGCATCGCGTTGCCCTGAGCCTGGGCCGTTTCGACAGCGCCAGCAAAGAGTTGAAACCGACCCGTGAGCTGTTCAGCCAGTTGCGCGATGTGCAGTTGGGCGTCGCCGCGTCGCCGCTGGTTTGGGCCAACGGCCTCAAGCATTACCTGGATGACTACGGCTACGCCTGCACCGAACAGTTGGTGTCCAAGGCAATGCCTGCGTTGATCTGGGGCGGCAACGCGCCCGAGGCCGAGCAGGCCTTCAGCGGCGCGGTGCGCATGCTGCGTCAGCGGCAGAACCAGGCCGGTGGTTTCGGCTTGTGGGCGGCCAACCCGGACGTGGCGCCGTACGCCAGCCTGTACGCCACCGACTTCCTGATCGAGGCCCGGGAGCGCGGGCTGCCGGTGCCGGAAGACCTGTTGCAACGCTCCAACGCGTACCTCACCGACCTGGCCAACGGCCCGAGCGAAGGCCTGTCGGAATTGCGTAACCGCGCCTACGCCAGTTACCTGTTGAGCCGTCAGGGGATTCTGGTAAGCGGCGCCTTGAGCGATATCCGCGAACGCTATGAAAGCTACTTCAAGGACACCTGGCAGAACGACATTGGCGCCGCGTACCTGGCCGCCAGCTACAAGTTGCTCAAGCAGGATCGCCAGGCCGATGCAGTGTTCCGCAAAGTCCCATGGCTTTCCCTTGTGGATAAGTGGAACAGCGACGGCCTGTATTACGACCCGCTGGTGCACGACGCCGAGCACCTGCATTTGCTCGCCCGGCACTTCCCCCAAATGCTCGACGATGTGCCGGCCAGCCTGCTGGATAAACTCGGCAAGCGCCTCAACGAGCAGCGCTACAACTCGCTGTCGGCGGCGCTTTTGCTGCGGGCCCTGGACAACTACGGCCAGCGCGCGCAAAGCGACATGACGCTCAAGGCGACTGCTTGGCTCGGCGACAAGCAGCAACAGTTGTTGCAGATGGCCGGCCAGCCGCCACGTGCGGCGGTACCGGCCGGCACGCAAAAACTGCAAATGGAAAAATCCGACGGCCCGGCGGCGTTCTACATGCTGAGCGAAGCCGGCTATGACAAGGGCGCTACGCTGAAACCGATCAACAACGGCCTGGAAATCATCCACGAATACCTCGACCTCAAAGGCAACCCGGTCAGCAAGGTCGCGGTGGGTGATGAGTTCCTGGTGCGCCTGCGCTTGCGGGCCACCGACCGTGACCAGGTGCAGCAAGTGGCCGTGGTCGACTTGCTGCCGGGTGGTGTCGAGCCTGTGTATAACTTGCCGCCGGAGCCGGAAGCGGCCAGCAGCGAGGAAAGCGAAGGCGACGATTCGGAGTACGTTGAAACCAGCGAAGACACCGAGGAAGCCGACGCCTGGCAAGCGCCGATCGGCGAGACCGACCTGAGCAACTGGCAGCCGGACTATGTCGATGTGCGTGATGACCGAGTGGTGTTGTACGGCACCGCGCTGCGGGATGTAGGCACCTTCGTGTACCGCGTGCGCGCCACCAACGCCGGTACCTTCAATACGCCACCGGCCTACGCCGAGGGCATGTACGAAACCACCCTGCAAGGACGCGGCAAAGTAGGCCAGCTTGAAATTACCAAGCCTTAAACGCCTGACGCCGCTGCTGGCAGCGGCGCTGATTCTGGCGGGGCTGCGGTTGTGGCCCCATGCACCGCTGGAACACGCTGCCACCTCCTCACGGGTGGTGCTGGCCGACGACGGTTCGCTGCTGCGCATGACCCTGGCGGCTGACGGGCAATATCGCCTGTGGCTACCGCTGGAGCGGATTTCTCCGTCACTGGTGGAGGCGCTGCTGCTCAAGGAAGACCGCAACTTCTATTGGCACCCGGGAATCAATCCCCCGGCGTTACTGCGGGCGGCCATGGCCACCTACAGCGGCGGCCAGCGCCAGGGCGGTTCGACGTTGAGCATGCAGTTGGCCAGGCGTCTGTGGGATCTGAATACCCGCCAGGTGCCCGGCAAGCTCGAGCAAATGGCCTTGGCGTTGTGGCTGGAGGCGCGCTACAGCAAGCATGACATCCTGGAGGCCTATCTCAACCTGGCACCCATGGGCGGTAATATCGAAGGCGCCGAAGCGGCCAGCCGGATTTACTTTGGCAAGTCCGCAGCGCAATTGTCTTTGTCTGAAGCCCTCGCCCTGGCCGTGATTCCCCAGCAACCCGGCCGCCGCGCGCGCTTCGGCCCATCGCTGCAAACCGCCCGGCAGCGGCTGATGGCCGATTGGCGGGAGACTTATCCACAGGACCCGCGAAACGACAGTTTGTTGGACCTGCCACTGGAAGCCCGCACCCGCCAGCAAATCCCGTTTCTGGCGCCGCACCTGAGCGAACAACTGCTGGCCTCGCAGACCGGCAACGAGCTGAACAGCACCCTCAACCTGCCACTGCAACAATTGCTGGAGCGCCTGATCACCGGCTTTATCGCCGAGCGCCGCAGCAGCGGTGTGGAAAACGCCACGGCGATCCTGATCGACAGCCGCGACCAGAGCGTAAAAGCCCTGGTGGGCTCGGCAGACTACTCATCCACGGGCATTCACGGCCAGGTCAACGGCGTGCTGTCGCGGCGTTCGCCGGGCTCGACCCTCAAGCCATTCCTGTATGGGCTGGCGCTGGACCAAGGGGTGATCCACCCCATGAGCATCCTCAAGGACATGCCGAGTAACTTCGGCTACTTC
This genomic window from Pseudomonas sp. Bout1 contains:
- a CDS encoding CDP-alcohol phosphatidyltransferase family protein, coding for MISIYQLKPRFQNLLRPLVQRLYDNGTTANQITVLAGVVSLLVGLLIAGFAHHVWLFALIPLWMILRMALNAIDGMLAREFGQQSRLGAYLNELCDVIADSALILPFALLPEVSLAPVLLVTLLAVFSEYAGVLGPMVGASRRYDGPMGKSDRAFVLGVLATGVALGWLGAAWVEAVMWLVAALLAYTLVNRVRQGLKEEQTSPSA
- a CDS encoding bifunctional alpha/beta hydrolase/class I SAM-dependent methyltransferase — its product is MREQQEHTFSTHDGVDLFYRHWPATAPAGFAPRKAIVLFHRGHEHSGRIAHLVDELNLPEFDFFAWDARGHGQSPGARGDSPSFATSARDVQTFVDHIGATYSIEEENLAVIAQSVGAVIAATWVHDYAPKIRSLVLASPAFKVKLYVPFARPGLGLMRKFRGNFFVNSYVKAKFLSHDPERVASYDSDPLITKAISVNVLLGLYEAADRVVADAQAIQVPTQLLISGSDFVVHRKPQQQFFDRLGSLKKELHILPGFFHDTLGERDRAVALNSARRFILQNFEHPLDRATLLDADKIGLTCAESESLAAPLPRNSLRDLYWRMTRTSMGLGSKLSDGVKLGFDTGFDSGSTLDYVYRNTPTGKGGLGRMIDTNYLNSIGWRGIRQRKLNVEELLRLAMAKLRDEQREVRIVDIAAGHGRYILEALQGVSPLPESILLRDYSDINVRDGGALIREKGLGDIAQFVKGDAFDRADLAALEPKPTLAVVSGLYELFADNAMVGGSLAGLAEAVEPGGYLVYTGQPWHPQLELIARALTSHRQGQAWVMRRRSQAEMDQLVEAAGFRKITQRVDEWGIFSVSVAQRV
- a CDS encoding phosphatase PAP2/dual specificity phosphatase family protein, whose amino-acid sequence is MREPGLLKPAVLWLLLLAPLFFSTYGFATWVTSQRSDVGTMVFGWETHIPFWAWTIVPYWSIDLLYGFSLLLPSTRHELKQHALRLLTAQVIAVTCFLIWPLRFTFERPELDGVFGWLFAVLAGFDKPFNQAPSLHIALLVVLWIMYQRHSQGVWRWVVHGWFGLIGLSVLTTYQHHFIDLPTGALAGWLCVWLWPLEHPSPLLNAHLTRDRQRWRLGLRYGFGSLACLILALTLGGAWLWLLWPAVSLGLMKANYWVLGVSGFQKRTDGRLTPAARWLFAPYLVAAWINSRLWTRKHPQPDQVVDNVWLGRIPTANELGSFTAVVDLCAELPINPQGRAYYSLPVLDLTAPTAAQCLEGAQAIERLRSTGPLLVCCALGYSRSATAVAAWLLHTGRAGNIDDAVAIIRTARPRVVLHAAHREALEGLAHAR
- a CDS encoding lysophospholipid acyltransferase family protein, translating into MFEPLVATLITSMARTVTGARSLWLGCAPVPVQRIYYANHSSHGDFVLLWASLPQNLRKFTRPVAGSDYWNTSALRRYVINRVFNGVLIDRERKDPVDNPLQPMLEALENGDSLIIFPEGTRNLEDGLLPFKSGLYHLAKSYPQAELIPVWIANLNRVMPKGRVLPLPLLCTTSFGAPLQLEDGEDKALFLARTRDALLALAPEHS
- a CDS encoding phosphatidate cytidylyltransferase; protein product: MDSQTLMLFGGIGAILVLASLIGLILKLRTRGTPNAVIDNLNARINAWWVMVVVIGVAFWLGTGAVILLFYAVSFYALREFLTLTPTRRSDYPALVAAFYLALPLQYLLIYFDWYGLFSIFIPVYVFLLLPILASLGGDSTHFLERASKVQWGLMIAVFCVSFVPALLTLDIVGYEGRNLLLIAYLVIVVQLSDVLQYVCGKLFGKHKIAPNLSPSKTVEGFVGGILLSSLIGAALWWTTPFNPWQSFLIALLINLLGFAGGIVMSAIKRDRGVKDWGHMIEGHGGMLDRLDSVCFAAPIFFHLVRYWWT